Proteins co-encoded in one Polynucleobacter sp. MG-6-Vaara-E2 genomic window:
- a CDS encoding type II secretion system protein GspD, which yields MRLKIVSLAIGLVCITLLGGCSTPTIDFDMGSAKERFKQNRLKIQEDDDMESIALLQGTEKINSVLLRFRYGPDSLEEKDFIDYLSSLNLQDVKRNSSLEKKKLTDIERGNIDSERLEQRALLIQNEKQKMLSQLLVAQRVIKNYTQNKQTVVLNLRNAPLSSVLEDLAQKQNAQVMFSTQALEKSPMVTIDLNGQPDVLFEKLVAQYKFNSSYDIEARLYRVSAPNELRVKVETQNGTRDDINFNTLSLDNTLIPANFIAAIGYYRSLVQRLSNETASTFLNAIQQTSFAQSGSEAQRKLHMAMMRDASELQAKLEYFDRQTNLQLRGYVFEKKDQKAVSENVMNFGTLDECIKPGKELYTEKLYVYREFPKYVAEQIRDYAVNEGYAALGYLPGQYPKMQQASRTQNQGRSPNNPLGSNQAPGMQAPLNQWTPQNPGSGGATPPNQTPGQQAPLNQWTPQAQGGGSLPQTQGQNPYNQAVPFPPGQQPMGQGPVQYQNLSTGRSGCSQPAMVVQEDATGIIVTGTREQIQLAKRLASTFDITSKQVLIEVFMVEVDKNWQREIQSKIGGQSSNPNSSGGVGGSATNFPTTGPNGLISVQSTTTDGGFVGQFIPGKGYLTQFLNLLESNNIGRKISSPTILAKDGQTATVNRDNIVRQILTQQTTVAGTSPVTTNSQNVIDLNAPLVLKVTPRVNHHNNHVSIDFDFNETVYDTAGTPTITSPTISNSIATTLESAPGDVIVLAGLYKETNGRSTTGVPGTTGFGALTGLIMGSDSLSTKNSELLVFIAPTVIEPVAGKTQINSVR from the coding sequence ATGCGTCTAAAAATAGTTAGCCTTGCGATTGGTCTTGTTTGCATCACTTTATTAGGTGGATGCTCGACTCCTACTATTGATTTTGATATGGGTTCGGCCAAGGAGCGATTCAAGCAAAACAGGCTAAAGATCCAAGAAGATGACGATATGGAGAGTATTGCTCTTTTACAAGGGACCGAGAAAATCAATTCTGTCTTACTCAGATTTCGATATGGTCCAGATAGTCTAGAGGAAAAAGACTTTATAGATTACCTAAGCTCATTAAATTTGCAGGATGTTAAAAGGAATAGTTCTCTTGAAAAGAAAAAACTAACAGATATTGAGCGGGGTAATATAGATTCTGAAAGACTCGAGCAAAGAGCTTTGCTGATTCAAAACGAAAAACAAAAAATGCTTTCCCAACTTCTGGTAGCTCAGCGCGTTATTAAAAACTATACTCAAAACAAGCAGACTGTTGTTTTAAATTTACGTAATGCGCCACTATCAAGTGTGCTTGAAGATTTGGCTCAAAAACAAAATGCACAAGTGATGTTTTCAACTCAGGCTCTTGAAAAATCACCGATGGTAACGATTGATTTGAATGGTCAACCTGATGTTTTATTCGAAAAATTGGTCGCCCAATATAAATTTAATTCTAGCTATGATATTGAAGCTCGTTTGTATAGAGTTTCTGCTCCAAATGAATTGCGAGTTAAGGTAGAGACGCAAAATGGAACTAGAGATGATATTAATTTCAATACTCTGTCTTTAGACAATACCCTTATTCCAGCAAACTTTATTGCAGCGATTGGATATTATCGAAGTCTCGTTCAAAGGCTATCAAATGAAACAGCATCTACTTTCTTAAATGCTATACAGCAAACCTCATTTGCTCAGTCTGGCTCAGAAGCTCAACGCAAATTGCATATGGCTATGATGAGAGATGCTTCTGAGCTCCAAGCAAAGTTAGAGTATTTTGATCGTCAAACTAATCTTCAACTACGTGGATATGTATTTGAAAAGAAAGATCAAAAAGCAGTTTCTGAAAACGTCATGAACTTTGGAACTTTGGATGAGTGTATTAAGCCTGGTAAGGAGCTTTATACAGAAAAACTGTATGTTTATAGAGAATTTCCAAAATATGTGGCAGAGCAAATTAGAGATTACGCTGTTAATGAGGGTTACGCCGCTTTAGGTTATTTACCAGGGCAATACCCAAAAATGCAGCAAGCGAGCAGAACGCAAAATCAAGGTCGTTCACCCAATAATCCGTTGGGTAGCAATCAAGCCCCAGGAATGCAAGCACCCTTAAACCAGTGGACCCCTCAAAATCCCGGTTCTGGAGGCGCAACTCCTCCTAACCAAACTCCTGGACAACAAGCCCCCTTGAATCAGTGGACTCCTCAGGCTCAAGGGGGAGGCTCTCTGCCCCAAACCCAGGGTCAGAACCCTTACAATCAAGCTGTACCATTTCCTCCTGGTCAACAACCTATGGGTCAAGGCCCTGTCCAATACCAAAACTTATCCACTGGAAGGTCAGGCTGCTCTCAACCAGCAATGGTGGTTCAAGAGGATGCTACCGGCATTATTGTGACTGGTACTCGTGAGCAAATACAGCTTGCGAAGAGATTGGCGTCTACTTTTGACATCACATCAAAACAAGTTTTGATTGAAGTGTTTATGGTTGAGGTTGATAAAAATTGGCAAAGAGAAATTCAGAGCAAGATTGGGGGCCAATCATCAAATCCAAACAGCTCTGGAGGTGTTGGAGGTAGCGCCACTAACTTCCCAACAACGGGTCCAAATGGACTCATTAGCGTTCAAAGTACCACTACAGATGGTGGGTTTGTAGGTCAGTTCATCCCTGGAAAGGGTTACTTAACCCAGTTCTTGAACTTGTTGGAATCGAACAATATTGGTCGAAAGATCTCTAGCCCAACAATTCTGGCAAAGGATGGGCAAACTGCAACAGTGAATCGAGATAATATCGTGAGACAGATATTGACCCAACAAACAACCGTTGCTGGAACATCGCCTGTTACAACAAATTCTCAAAATGTGATTGATCTAAATGCACCTTTAGTACTGAAGGTAACTCCACGTGTTAATCACCATAATAATCACGTCAGTATTGACTTTGATTTTAATGAGACGGTTTATGACACTGCTGGGACCCCAACTATTACCTCTCCAACGATTTCCAACAGTATTGCCACTACATTAGAATCTGCGCCAGGCGACGTTATTGTGTTAGCGGGACTCTATAAAGAGACAAATGGGCGTTCAACAACGGGGGTACCAGGCACCACAGGCTTCGGTGCTTTGACAGGCTTAATCATGGGATCTGACTCTTTGAGTACGAAAAATAGTGAATTATTAGTTTTTATTGCGCCCACAGTTATTGAGCCAGTAGCTGGAAAAACACAAATCAATTCAGTGAGATAA
- a CDS encoding DUF2497 domain-containing protein: protein MSMEKEEIEQSIQHLIHEAEMAAQLLSQKQDDALDRLSASNLPENQITLIAEEIKRFRAEFEGNVSEDIIEKTLANVLRPAIDRWLELNMAAITRDVVSKKLDEISKDALSK from the coding sequence ATGAGCATGGAAAAAGAGGAAATTGAGCAATCTATTCAGCATCTTATTCATGAGGCGGAAATGGCCGCGCAGTTGTTGTCTCAGAAGCAAGACGATGCCCTGGATCGTCTGAGTGCCAGTAATTTGCCGGAGAACCAAATAACACTGATTGCGGAAGAGATTAAACGTTTCAGGGCTGAGTTTGAAGGTAATGTCAGTGAGGATATTATTGAAAAAACCTTGGCTAATGTATTACGCCCCGCAATAGACAGGTGGCTTGAATTAAATATGGCGGCAATTACTAGGGATGTTGTTTCAAAAAAGCTAGATGAAATTTCAAAGGATGCACTGTCGAAGTGA
- a CDS encoding A24 family peptidase, translating into MAVLGFLLGACIGSFVYACAQRIVGGEDLLFARSRCRSCEKPLLKQQLIPIYSWLAQKGRCACSRILLSKGYLYSELGFASLLAIVWYGLPLGDALALSLFYGLLGICFFTDFLDQVLHMPTMLILIGSGILLKSVLAVPLLTDAILGSTFGFALIYGSNLMYRFFRKKDGFGSGDAWLLAGIGAWTSPLIVLFVFILAAWIGAIFGMVSILRGKGSLGSPIPFGVYLAISTVLIGQRQLFV; encoded by the coding sequence ATGGCTGTTTTGGGGTTTTTACTGGGGGCCTGTATAGGCTCCTTCGTCTATGCCTGCGCGCAGCGAATTGTGGGTGGCGAAGACCTTCTCTTTGCCAGGTCTCGGTGCAGATCCTGTGAAAAACCCCTTTTAAAACAACAACTTATACCAATTTATTCTTGGTTAGCTCAAAAGGGTCGCTGCGCCTGTTCCCGCATATTACTAAGTAAGGGTTATTTATATTCCGAACTGGGGTTTGCATCACTCTTGGCGATAGTTTGGTATGGGTTGCCACTTGGTGATGCTCTGGCCTTAAGTTTGTTTTATGGCTTATTGGGCATTTGTTTTTTTACTGACTTTTTAGACCAAGTATTGCATATGCCCACCATGCTAATCCTGATTGGATCTGGGATTTTATTAAAGTCAGTTTTAGCTGTCCCATTACTGACTGATGCCATCTTGGGTAGTACTTTCGGCTTTGCCTTAATTTATGGCAGTAATCTGATGTATCGATTTTTTAGAAAAAAAGATGGTTTTGGTAGTGGGGATGCGTGGCTTTTGGCTGGAATTGGAGCATGGACCAGCCCCCTCATAGTTTTGTTTGTTTTTATTTTAGCCGCTTGGATTGGTGCTATTTTTGGAATGGTATCGATTCTTAGAGGCAAAGGCAGTCTTGGCTCACCGATTCCATTTGGGGTATATCTTGCCATCAGTACGGTATTAATTGGCCAAAGGCAGCTTTTTGTCTAA